A single region of the Streptomyces sp. NBC_01262 genome encodes:
- the mmuM gene encoding homocysteine S-methyltransferase produces MPAPQTPLAEALAEGPVVLDGGLSNQLNDQGCDLTDELWSARLLADAPEQIEAAHAAYVRAGARVLITSSYQATYEGFGKRGISRDETSALLRRSVELARQAAGGRTDVWVAASVGPYGAMLADGSEYRGRYGLSVKELEAFHRPRIEALAEAGPDVLALETVPDTDEAEALLRAVEGTGVPVWLTYTIDGDTTRAGQPLEEAFALAAGADNVIAVGVNCCIPQYADRAVAIAAEASGKPVAVYPNSGEDWDATARHWRGGATFDPARVGLWEKDGARLIGGCCRVGPREIGELSAVLGR; encoded by the coding sequence ATGCCCGCCCCCCAGACGCCGCTAGCCGAGGCCCTCGCCGAGGGCCCCGTCGTCCTCGACGGCGGCCTGTCCAACCAGCTCAACGACCAGGGCTGCGACCTGACCGACGAGCTCTGGTCCGCCAGACTGCTCGCCGACGCCCCCGAGCAGATCGAGGCCGCCCACGCGGCGTACGTCCGGGCGGGCGCGCGGGTGCTCATCACCTCCAGCTACCAGGCCACGTACGAGGGCTTCGGCAAGCGCGGCATCAGCCGCGACGAGACCTCGGCGCTGCTCCGGCGCAGCGTCGAACTGGCCCGGCAGGCCGCCGGCGGGCGCACCGACGTCTGGGTCGCCGCGTCCGTCGGCCCGTACGGGGCGATGCTCGCGGACGGCAGCGAGTACCGCGGCCGGTACGGGCTGAGCGTCAAGGAGCTGGAGGCCTTCCACCGGCCCCGGATCGAGGCGCTGGCCGAGGCCGGACCCGATGTGCTGGCCCTGGAGACCGTCCCGGACACCGACGAGGCCGAGGCCCTGCTGCGCGCGGTCGAGGGCACCGGCGTCCCGGTGTGGCTGACCTACACCATCGACGGCGACACCACCCGGGCCGGGCAGCCGCTGGAGGAGGCCTTCGCGCTGGCCGCCGGAGCGGACAACGTCATCGCGGTCGGCGTCAACTGCTGTATACCGCAGTACGCCGACCGGGCCGTGGCCATCGCCGCCGAGGCCTCCGGCAAGCCGGTCGCGGTCTACCCCAACAGCGGCGAGGACTGGGACGCCACGGCCCGGCACTGGCGCGGCGGCGCCACCTTCGACCCGGCCCGCGTGGGCCTGTGGGAGAAGGACGGCGCCCGGCTCATCGGCGGCTGCTGCCGCGTCGGCCCCCGGGAGATCGGCGAGCTGTCGGCCGTCCTGGGCCGCTGA
- a CDS encoding LLM class F420-dependent oxidoreductase — protein sequence MDLRIFTEPQQGATYDALLTVAKATEELGFDAFFRSDHYLSMGGADGLPGPTDAWITLAGLARETRRIRLGTLMTAGTFRLPGVLAIQVAQVDQMSGGRVELGLGAGWYEEEHTAYGIPFPKEKFARLEEQLAIVTGLWSTPVGRRFDFDGKYYRLKDSPALPKPSQPKIPVLIGGHGAKRTPALAARYADEFNIPFASVEDSARQFGRVREAADAYGRKAGDIVYSNALVACVGKDDASVARRAAAIGRDADELRANGLAGSPAEVVDKIGRYAELGATRFYLQILDLDDIEHLELISSEVQSQLN from the coding sequence ATGGATCTTCGTATTTTCACCGAACCCCAGCAGGGGGCCACCTATGACGCGCTCCTCACGGTCGCCAAGGCCACCGAGGAACTCGGCTTCGACGCTTTCTTCCGGTCCGACCACTATCTGAGCATGGGCGGCGCGGACGGTCTGCCCGGGCCGACCGACGCCTGGATCACCCTCGCCGGGCTCGCCCGCGAGACCCGGCGGATCCGCCTGGGCACGCTGATGACCGCAGGCACCTTCCGGCTGCCGGGTGTACTCGCCATCCAGGTCGCGCAGGTGGACCAGATGAGCGGCGGACGGGTCGAGCTGGGCCTCGGCGCGGGCTGGTACGAGGAGGAGCACACCGCGTACGGCATCCCCTTCCCGAAGGAGAAGTTCGCGCGGCTGGAGGAGCAGCTGGCAATCGTCACCGGGCTGTGGTCGACCCCGGTCGGCCGGCGCTTCGACTTCGACGGTAAGTACTACCGGCTCAAGGACTCGCCCGCGCTGCCCAAGCCGTCCCAGCCTAAGATCCCGGTGCTGATCGGCGGACACGGCGCCAAGCGGACCCCCGCACTGGCTGCCCGCTACGCCGACGAGTTCAACATCCCGTTCGCCTCGGTCGAGGACTCCGCCCGGCAGTTCGGACGGGTCCGCGAGGCCGCCGACGCTTACGGCCGAAAGGCCGGCGACATCGTCTACTCCAACGCGCTGGTGGCCTGCGTCGGCAAGGACGACGCGTCGGTGGCGCGCCGGGCGGCGGCGATCGGCCGTGACGCGGACGAGCTCAGGGCCAACGGGCTCGCCGGCTCCCCGGCCGAGGTCGTCGACAAGATCGGCCGCTACGCGGAGCTGGGAGCCACCCGCTTCTATCTCCAGATTCTGGACCTGGACGACATCGAACACCTGGAACTGATTTCCTCGGAGGTTCAGTCGCAGCTCAACTGA
- a CDS encoding DUF6099 family protein produces the protein MDAVRLVESMRHALKGARGEQELLAEAWEAQALAEAVVGRLLPDEMRPTGPPGTGRAAPRRAAMLTGVREPATALRDLRDLLSELGVVLVSAACSVEDESLYWQCIEALDAAADSRDHVCALLRDATAGGDRQRSGT, from the coding sequence ATGGACGCGGTACGGCTCGTCGAGAGCATGCGGCACGCGCTCAAAGGAGCCCGCGGGGAGCAGGAACTGCTCGCGGAGGCCTGGGAGGCACAGGCACTGGCGGAGGCGGTCGTCGGCCGGCTCCTGCCCGATGAGATGCGGCCCACCGGGCCACCGGGCACCGGCCGGGCCGCGCCCAGGCGCGCGGCGATGCTGACCGGGGTACGGGAGCCGGCGACGGCGCTGCGCGATCTGCGCGACCTGCTGTCGGAGCTGGGCGTGGTGCTGGTGTCCGCCGCCTGCTCGGTCGAGGACGAGTCGTTGTACTGGCAGTGCATCGAGGCCCTGGACGCCGCTGCGGACTCCAGGGACCACGTGTGCGCGCTGCTCCGCGACGCCACGGCGGGCGGGGACCGGCAGCGGAGCGGCACATGA
- a CDS encoding nucleotide pyrophosphohydrolase, translating to MSDDLQALQRRLAAFAAARRWQPYHTPKNLAAALSVEASELLEIFQWLTPEEAAGVMDDAGTAHRVKDEVADVLAYLLQFCEVLGIDPLTALAAKIDRNELRFPVPGEGG from the coding sequence GTGAGCGATGATCTGCAGGCCCTGCAGCGCAGGCTGGCCGCCTTCGCGGCGGCCCGCCGCTGGCAGCCGTACCACACGCCCAAGAACCTGGCCGCGGCGCTGAGCGTCGAGGCGTCCGAGCTGCTGGAGATCTTCCAGTGGCTGACGCCGGAGGAGGCGGCCGGGGTGATGGACGACGCCGGGACGGCGCACCGGGTCAAGGACGAGGTGGCGGATGTGCTGGCGTATCTGCTGCAGTTCTGCGAGGTGCTCGGGATCGATCCGCTGACGGCGCTCGCCGCCAAGATCGACCGCAACGAGCTGCGCTTTCCCGTGCCGGGGGAGGGCGGCTGA
- a CDS encoding AAA family ATPase, producing the protein MSAKSERPIVTELRLSAFKSHRGASFALGPLTLLAGSSGTGKSSVLEALAALGRLAGGEELGEVFTAEPGAGIVRGGVGACVPQGAQPDGEGRRGFRIGCTADGPVGPVRLDVAVQTEPELRIVGERLTGAGETLLTTALRDPERRQVQAAWHTAGLVPVTRAPLPDDRLATALLPLRVAGTTDGQRLVLAAAEQMVVALRGVFGVEPRPHGMRVPVPVKDGMLRKGCDNLSAVLHRTEGECRTRHAALVRAMRAVCAGPVEGLTTVRYDAGVLAVVDRGPLGLVPVDRLGDGELRFLALALVLLTGPGVLEVDTSGELLPAFQTLTVLADGIDLGLDRAQTRELLDLAGQAARRGHIRLLGTVHDGTVAEGMDGVSVVEFGRPARVPAQGSAQGPAPDAARAVAAMR; encoded by the coding sequence ATGAGTGCGAAGAGTGAGCGTCCGATTGTCACCGAGCTGCGGCTGTCCGCCTTCAAGTCGCATCGCGGCGCGAGCTTCGCGCTGGGTCCGCTCACGCTGTTGGCGGGATCGAGCGGGACCGGGAAGTCGAGCGTGCTGGAGGCACTCGCGGCGCTGGGCCGGCTGGCGGGCGGCGAGGAGTTGGGCGAGGTGTTCACGGCCGAGCCCGGGGCCGGGATCGTACGGGGCGGGGTCGGGGCGTGCGTGCCGCAGGGGGCGCAGCCGGACGGGGAGGGACGGCGGGGGTTCCGGATCGGGTGCACGGCGGACGGGCCGGTGGGGCCGGTGCGGCTGGATGTGGCCGTACAGACGGAGCCGGAACTGCGCATCGTGGGGGAGCGGTTGACGGGTGCGGGGGAGACGCTGCTCACGACGGCGCTGCGCGACCCGGAGCGGCGTCAGGTGCAGGCCGCCTGGCACACGGCGGGGCTGGTGCCGGTGACCAGGGCGCCGCTGCCGGACGACCGGCTGGCCACTGCGCTGCTGCCGTTGCGCGTCGCGGGGACGACGGACGGCCAGCGGCTGGTGCTCGCGGCGGCCGAGCAGATGGTGGTGGCGCTGCGCGGGGTGTTCGGGGTGGAGCCGAGGCCGCACGGCATGCGTGTGCCGGTTCCGGTGAAGGACGGCATGCTGCGCAAGGGGTGCGACAACCTGTCGGCGGTGCTGCACCGCACCGAGGGCGAGTGCCGGACGCGGCACGCCGCCCTGGTACGGGCGATGCGCGCGGTGTGCGCAGGGCCCGTCGAAGGGCTGACCACGGTGCGGTACGACGCGGGCGTCCTGGCCGTGGTCGACCGGGGGCCGCTCGGGCTGGTCCCGGTGGACCGGCTGGGCGACGGCGAACTGCGCTTCCTGGCGCTGGCGCTGGTGCTGCTCACCGGCCCCGGCGTGCTGGAGGTGGACACCAGCGGCGAACTGCTGCCCGCCTTCCAGACGTTGACCGTGCTCGCCGACGGCATCGACCTGGGCCTGGACCGCGCGCAGACCCGCGAACTGCTGGACCTGGCCGGGCAGGCGGCACGGCGCGGGCACATCCGGCTGCTGGGCACGGTGCACGACGGCACCGTCGCCGAGGGCATGGACGGGGTGTCGGTGGTCGAGTTCGGCCGCCCGGCGCGGGTGCCCGCTCAGGGTTCCGCACAGGGCCCTGCGCCGGACGCGGCGCGCGCTGTCGCCGCGATGCGGTAG